CACCTCGCCGCCGGGCCCCCGCCCGACCACCGTCACCAGGTGCCCGGCCAGGTCCCGCACGTCCACCGGCTGCACCAGGACGCGCGGATCGACGACCATCAGGCCGAGTCTCGCCATGCCGCGGAACGCCTGCTCCACGAACTCGTGGAACTGCGTGGCCCGGACGATCGTCCACGGCACCCCGCCGTCCCGGACGAGACGCTCACCTTGCACCTTCGTCCGGAAATATCCCCACGGCACCCGGTCCACGCCCACGATCGAGACGTAGAGGAGATGCCGCACCCCGGCCTTCCTGGCGGCGGCGAGCAGCGCCGACGTGCCGTCGAGCTCCACCCGGCGCGTGTAGCGGCCCCGGTAGGGCGCCGAGGCCAGGTGCACGACCACCGCCACGTCCGCCACGGCCTCCGCCACGCCCTGCCCGGTGGTCAGGTCCGCGACCGCCCAGCGCACGCCCCCGCTCGCGGGCCGTGCCCTGCGGCTGGTGGCGCGCACGTCGTGCCCCGCCTCGATCAGGCTCTTCAGGACGGCACGGCCGAGGCGCCCGCTGCCGCCTGTCACGAGTACAGCTGTCATGAGAGCTGGACGGGGCAGCCCCGGTAAGTGTGACAATGTTGGCGTAATCACTACCCCGCAGCGTTGCCCGAGGGGACCATGACGCGAGAGCAGCCCGGCCCGCAGGATCCCGACCCCGACCAGACCATCCGGCACCGTTACCCCGACCCCGCCATGCCCGGCGACCAGGGGCCTCCGGACGCGCCGAGCACGCGGCGGCTGCCGTACACGCCCGACATGCTGCCCGACGTGCAGCTCTACGAGGCCAAGCCGCAGCGGTCGGGCTGGTGGTGGGTGATCGTGGCCGGTGGCCTGGTGCTGCTCATCGCGGCCGTCGCCGTGGCGGCGATCCTGTGGGTACGCTCCAGCGCGGACGGCGGCACGGCCCCGGCGACCACCCGGGCACTGCCTGTCGCGGCGGTCACACCCGGCTGGAGTTCATGAAGCCGGTCGCCGCAGGGGTCACGCCCGGCTGAAGTCCATCGTCCAGTTCGTCTCCCAGGTGCGCCCGTCGTCGTCCGAGAAAGCCTGCTCCCAGCGCGCGGTGTCGGCGCCGGCCGTCCAGACGAACCGGCAGCGCACCGGCCGCCCCTCGTGGCTCTCCTCGCCGTAGAACACACCCCTGTCCCCGTCGAAGCCGCCCACCATGGGCCGGGTGTCCAGCACTCCCCTGGTGCTGCTGGCCCAGTAGATCGACCACTGCCGGCTCGCCGGGTCGTACACGCGCAGCGTCAGCCCGTGGAACCCCTTGGTGGGGAACTCGATCTCGTCGAAGCTGGCCGCGCCCTGGAAGTGCCGGGTGGCGACGGTCCGGCCGGGGAACTCGTCCCACTCGTCGCTGCCGGACAGGGGCTTGACGAGGCGGCGGTTGACCACGTTCCAGTGGCCGGCGAAGAAGTCGAAGTCGTTCATGCGGAGAACGTACGGCAGGGTCACTGACAGGTAGTGTCAGTGATATGCGCGCCTCCCGCCTGGTCTCCATCCTCCTGCTGCTGCAGACGCGCGGCCGGATGACCGCGCAGGAGCTCGCCGAGCGGCTGGAGGTCTCGGTCCGCACGATCTACCGCGACGTCGAGTCCCTGCACGCCGCCGGCATCCCGCTCTACGGCGACGCCGGCCCCAGGGGCGGCTACCAGCTCCTCGACGGCTACCGCACCCGGCTCACCGGGCTGACGGCGGACGAGGCGGAGTCGCTGTTCCTGGCGGGCCTGCCCGGCCCGGCGGCCGAGCTGGGGCTGGGCACGGTGGTGGCGGCGGCGCAGCTCAAGCTGATGGCGGCGCTCCCGGTCGAGCTGCGCGACCGCGCGGGCCGCATCCAGGAACGGTTCCTGCTCGACGCCCCCACCTGGTACCGCGACGCCGAGCCCACGACCTACCTGCCGGC
The nucleotide sequence above comes from Nonomuraea gerenzanensis. Encoded proteins:
- a CDS encoding SDR family oxidoreductase, which encodes MTAVLVTGGSGRLGRAVLKSLIEAGHDVRATSRRARPASGGVRWAVADLTTGQGVAEAVADVAVVVHLASAPYRGRYTRRVELDGTSALLAAARKAGVRHLLYVSIVGVDRVPWGYFRTKVQGERLVRDGGVPWTIVRATQFHEFVEQAFRGMARLGLMVVDPRVLVQPVDVRDLAGHLVTVVGRGPGGEVEEYGGPESLTMAQAALSWLRARGLRRPVLRLRLPGRFGRAARAGQLTTKARPAGEITWEAYLRRAQP